The Bacteroidota bacterium genome contains a region encoding:
- a CDS encoding efflux RND transporter permease subunit gives MKDGKGFSDYKVPVMVIMLLIIAGGIFVYQQIQTSLFPEITFPKIKIIADCGLQPADKMMITVTKPLENAIKQVPNLKTVRSITSRGSCEISAFFNWNSDINLCQQLMESRIAEIKNDLPDGTQLTVEQMNPSILLIMGFKLESNSKDSIALNLIANNIIKPYISQVNGVSAVRILGGKNKEYYVTLDQNKMSSFSITPQMVQEAIGRANFISSNGFVSDYHRMYLALTDAVFDNKEDIENCVLRSDGKRVIKVKDIASVGVGVRPEYVKINADGKESLLIGIVKQPNANLLTVSEDLEKKVTELKTILPKGVVIQPYYVQADFVKGAMRSVTDSLWIGLLLALFVVFLYLRSVKAGLTILFTIPVTLGLTLIVLYACGYTINIMTLGAIAASIGLIIDDAIVLVEQFHRTHELHPAEKSSWLVSTSIKQLFPSMLGSSISTIVIFIPFFLMSGVAGAYFKVLTTTMIITLVCSFFVTWIGLRYFYVFLHRDKTRITESIPAVIRPKKWISYFSRNPVWSIIFIVLLLASSALLFTKLEKGFLPEMDEGSIVLDYVSPPGTSLEETDRMLKEVEKIIAKIPEVESYSRRTGTQMGFFITEPNTGDYLIQLKTQRSRTTEEVTSELRQRIEATQPALRVDFGQVIGDMLGDLMASVQPVEIKIFGDDHEKLKEIAGQVSAVVEATPGTADVFDGITVVGPAINVQPDQSKLALYQISPADFQSQVKLQLEGLECGSIPEKEQLTAIRLLYPGTFKLPISKLSGQNIFLPTGKLLPMSSVADIHIDEGDVEIERENLQTMVAVTGRLENRDLGGVMKDIQTNVKHKVNTPKGYHIDYGGAYAEQQQSFKELLMILFLASSLVFLLILILFKDLKASLLILFISVIGAGGSVLALFLTGTPLNVGSYTGLIMIVGIVGENAIFTFRQFTQCRLDMDIRTAINTAVSLRLRPNLMTAFGAIIALMPLALGIGTGSQLHQPLATAVIGGFLVAIPLLTVVLPSLMMLFYWEKDIV, from the coding sequence ATGAAAGACGGGAAAGGGTTTTCGGATTATAAGGTCCCGGTAATGGTCATTATGCTGCTTATTATAGCGGGTGGCATCTTCGTTTATCAGCAAATTCAAACGTCTCTTTTCCCTGAAATTACGTTTCCAAAGATTAAGATTATTGCTGACTGCGGATTACAGCCTGCCGACAAAATGATGATTACCGTTACAAAGCCCCTTGAGAATGCCATAAAGCAAGTACCGAACCTGAAAACCGTTCGAAGTATTACCAGCCGCGGAAGCTGCGAAATATCTGCCTTCTTCAACTGGAATTCCGATATCAATCTTTGCCAGCAATTGATGGAGTCACGAATTGCCGAGATCAAAAATGATTTGCCCGACGGCACACAGCTTACTGTTGAGCAGATGAATCCTTCTATTCTGCTCATCATGGGATTTAAGTTGGAAAGCAATTCAAAGGATTCCATTGCACTGAATCTAATAGCAAACAATATCATCAAGCCATATATTTCTCAGGTGAATGGTGTATCGGCAGTACGCATTCTCGGCGGGAAGAACAAAGAGTATTATGTTACACTCGACCAGAATAAAATGAGCTCTTTTTCCATCACTCCGCAGATGGTGCAGGAAGCTATTGGGCGGGCGAATTTTATCTCCTCAAATGGTTTTGTGAGCGATTATCACCGCATGTATCTTGCCCTTACCGATGCCGTTTTTGATAATAAAGAGGATATTGAAAATTGTGTACTGCGCAGCGATGGCAAGCGTGTGATTAAAGTAAAAGATATAGCGAGTGTTGGTGTGGGAGTACGGCCGGAATATGTTAAGATCAATGCAGACGGCAAGGAATCTCTGCTGATTGGAATTGTGAAACAGCCCAACGCCAACCTGCTCACAGTATCAGAAGATCTGGAAAAGAAAGTTACCGAGCTGAAAACCATCCTGCCAAAGGGTGTCGTTATACAACCCTATTATGTGCAGGCTGATTTTGTGAAAGGCGCGATGCGGAGCGTTACCGATAGCTTATGGATCGGACTTTTACTTGCATTATTTGTCGTTTTCCTTTACCTGCGTTCCGTTAAGGCGGGACTAACCATTTTGTTTACTATCCCGGTAACACTTGGATTGACGCTGATTGTCCTTTACGCCTGTGGCTACACGATTAACATCATGACTCTGGGCGCTATTGCCGCATCCATCGGTCTGATAATTGATGATGCTATTGTGCTTGTTGAACAATTTCATCGAACGCATGAACTGCATCCTGCGGAAAAAAGCAGTTGGCTGGTGTCAACGTCTATCAAACAATTATTCCCGTCCATGCTTGGATCGTCCATCAGCACGATTGTAATATTTATTCCATTCTTTTTGATGAGTGGTGTGGCCGGCGCTTATTTCAAGGTGCTTACTACGACCATGATCATCACACTGGTTTGTTCGTTCTTTGTTACATGGATTGGCCTTAGATATTTTTATGTTTTCCTGCATCGTGATAAGACAAGAATAACAGAGTCAATACCTGCAGTGATACGTCCGAAAAAATGGATATCCTATTTTTCACGTAATCCAGTTTGGAGTATCATTTTTATTGTGCTTCTACTGGCTTCATCTGCCTTGTTATTTACGAAACTTGAAAAAGGTTTTCTTCCCGAAATGGATGAAGGTTCCATTGTGCTGGATTATGTTTCACCACCGGGAACATCGCTGGAAGAAACCGACCGTATGCTGAAGGAAGTTGAGAAGATTATTGCCAAAATACCGGAAGTGGAAAGCTACTCGCGACGAACCGGAACACAGATGGGGTTTTTTATTACGGAACCCAACACAGGCGATTATCTGATACAATTAAAAACTCAGAGAAGCCGCACTACAGAAGAAGTCACAAGCGAACTTCGTCAGCGCATTGAAGCCACGCAGCCGGCATTGCGTGTGGATTTTGGGCAAGTGATAGGCGATATGCTGGGCGACCTGATGGCTTCGGTACAGCCTGTCGAGATTAAAATTTTCGGTGATGATCATGAAAAATTAAAGGAAATTGCCGGTCAAGTCTCGGCTGTTGTTGAAGCAACGCCCGGCACAGCCGATGTATTCGATGGCATAACCGTTGTTGGCCCGGCTATAAATGTGCAGCCCGATCAGTCAAAACTGGCACTGTACCAGATCTCGCCGGCCGATTTTCAGAGTCAGGTAAAATTACAGCTCGAAGGTTTGGAATGTGGCAGCATTCCGGAAAAAGAACAGCTAACTGCAATCCGGCTTCTGTATCCCGGAACATTTAAATTGCCCATTAGTAAGCTATCCGGACAAAATATATTTCTTCCAACTGGAAAACTTTTGCCAATGTCGTCAGTGGCCGATATTCATATTGACGAAGGTGACGTAGAGATAGAACGCGAAAATCTTCAGACAATGGTGGCCGTTACCGGACGTCTTGAGAACCGTGATCTGGGCGGCGTAATGAAAGATATTCAAACTAATGTCAAGCATAAGGTTAATACGCCTAAGGGTTACCATATTGATTATGGGGGCGCTTATGCCGAACAGCAGCAATCATTCAAGGAGCTGCTTATGATTCTTTTTCTTGCAAGTTCATTGGTCTTTTTGCTGATACTGATTCTTTTCAAAGATTTAAAAGCATCGCTGCTCATTTTATTTATTTCTGTAATTGGCGCCGGGGGAAGTGTACTGGCACTTTTCCTGACAGGCACGCCGCTTAATGTGGGCAGCTATACCGGCCTGATTATGATTGTGGGAATAGTTGGCGAAAATGCTATTTTCACGTTTAGGCAATTCACGCAATGTCGGCTGGATATGGACATCAGAACAGCCATTAATACGGCTGTTTCTTTGCGTTTACGCCCGAACCTGATGACAGCCTTCGGAGCTATTATTGCCTTAATGCCGCTGGCACTGGGCATAGGAACAGGTTCGCAGTTACATCAACCACTTGCAACGGCTGTTATCGGAGGGTTTCTTGTCGCTATTCCTCTGCTGACGGTTGTTTTACCTTCGTTAATGATGCTGTTTTACTGGGAGAAGGATATAGTCTAA
- a CDS encoding DUF4062 domain-containing protein translates to MQKLKVFISSVQKEFAKERKQLFEHFKTDALLNSFFEPVIFEKLPASSQAPNKVYIDEVKQSQVYLILLGQDYGFEDKNGISPTEQEYTQARALHLDCLAFIKGDTGIFRHPKESELISKIQDTLSYKRFWKIEELIQEVNYACVTLLKDKGLVQLTSFDESVHPTAKIINLNVAKVDNFIGIARAKRGFPLRQGTAIEKVLSHLHLLQGKKVCNSALLAFGKEPQQFFPTAVTKCAHYHGLIVEKPIPDHKVFQGDVFEQVDQAVDFILSKISVSVGIRDISTQAPIQYEIPKAVIAEAIVNAVAHRDYTSNGSVQVMLFANRLEISNPGRLAPELSISQLKADHSSYPTNPRLAEPMYQAGYIERFGTGTGEIYRLTKEAGLKEPVFDLSEGFKVIIWRPAEQATDHVTDYVTDHVTDHVDELVIRLIMVLSKNKSRTELMELLDLRHSGNFRDNYLYPAIEAGYVEMTLPETPKSIKQKYRLTQKGIELKKGLDNKK, encoded by the coding sequence ATGCAGAAGTTAAAAGTATTTATAAGCAGCGTGCAGAAGGAATTTGCCAAAGAACGCAAGCAACTTTTTGAGCATTTTAAAACGGATGCCCTCTTAAATAGTTTTTTTGAACCTGTAATATTTGAAAAGCTTCCGGCAAGCAGTCAAGCTCCGAATAAAGTTTATATTGATGAAGTCAAACAATCGCAGGTATATCTGATTCTCTTAGGACAAGATTACGGCTTCGAGGACAAAAATGGCATTTCCCCTACTGAGCAGGAATATACACAGGCAAGAGCACTTCATCTGGACTGCCTAGCGTTTATTAAAGGAGATACAGGAATCTTCCGCCATCCCAAAGAGAGTGAGCTTATAAGTAAAATTCAAGACACACTTTCGTATAAGCGATTCTGGAAAATCGAAGAATTGATTCAGGAGGTGAATTATGCCTGTGTCACTTTGTTAAAAGATAAAGGTCTTGTTCAATTGACGTCTTTCGATGAATCAGTGCATCCCACGGCCAAAATCATAAATTTGAATGTGGCAAAGGTTGACAATTTCATCGGCATCGCCAGAGCGAAAAGGGGATTTCCATTAAGGCAGGGAACTGCTATTGAGAAAGTGTTGTCGCATCTTCATCTGCTCCAAGGGAAGAAAGTCTGCAACAGTGCCTTGCTTGCATTTGGAAAAGAGCCACAACAGTTTTTCCCCACGGCGGTTACGAAATGTGCACACTATCATGGTCTGATTGTAGAAAAACCCATTCCCGACCACAAGGTATTTCAGGGAGACGTATTTGAGCAGGTTGATCAGGCGGTTGACTTTATTTTGTCCAAAATAAGCGTCTCTGTTGGAATAAGGGATATAAGCACTCAGGCACCCATACAATATGAAATACCGAAGGCTGTTATTGCCGAGGCAATAGTCAATGCTGTGGCTCATCGTGATTATACGAGCAATGGCAGTGTTCAGGTGATGCTGTTTGCCAATCGCCTTGAAATATCTAACCCCGGTCGTCTGGCACCTGAATTAAGCATCTCCCAATTAAAGGCAGATCATTCCTCCTATCCAACGAATCCGCGCTTAGCCGAGCCGATGTATCAGGCAGGCTATATTGAACGTTTCGGAACTGGAACCGGAGAGATTTACAGATTAACAAAAGAAGCTGGATTAAAGGAGCCTGTATTTGATTTATCAGAAGGTTTTAAAGTTATTATCTGGAGACCTGCCGAACAAGCCACCGACCATGTTACCGACTATGTTACCGACCATGTTACCGACCATGTTGATGAGTTGGTTATAAGGCTTATTATGGTACTATCAAAGAATAAAAGCCGCACGGAATTAATGGAGTTACTTGACTTACGACACTCAGGAAATTTTCGCGATAATTATCTCTACCCTGCAATAGAAGCCGGTTATGTTGAAATGACCTTACCCGAAACGCCTAAAAGCATAAAACAGAAATACCGGCTTACACAAAAGGGTATAGAACTGAAAAAGGGATTAGACAATAAAAAATGA
- a CDS encoding tyrosine-type recombinase/integrase, whose translation MANINFYLKSGKQNKLGEKSIVMRITFDMQRTIIFTKCMIHPKFWNANKQLVRPPTQREPENNHVFINEMIRTYRNKVEKAIQEALENNLTLSEAYFKNCLVNKHTRKIRKGFFEWMDDYIESGRPQKAPRTITGYITVKNFLKAFEEDTHYNIDLNAIDMNFYDSLKKYAFLKRRIQDNYLAKIINVLKSFLTWAKDRDAKVSDHYFKFSAPEREKDIIFLTIEELMTLYRFKFPNKKHEKARDLYCFGCFTGLRVSDIQELRREHIKEGSIHKTIRKTKVSEIIPLNQFSEEILKKYDDGGDRPLPVISSQKLNDYIKECCKKAEINDPISITRFFGGKTEVLTFPKYELITTHTARKTFLTNSILLGMNYMAARGISGHKRDKNFNRYVKIAEDFKQKEMDRTWGQLENRK comes from the coding sequence ATGGCAAATATTAACTTCTATCTTAAATCCGGAAAACAAAATAAATTAGGTGAAAAGTCGATTGTAATGCGAATTACTTTCGATATGCAGCGTACGATAATTTTTACAAAATGTATGATTCATCCTAAATTCTGGAATGCCAATAAGCAATTAGTAAGGCCTCCAACCCAGCGTGAACCAGAAAACAATCACGTATTCATCAATGAAATGATTCGGACATACCGGAACAAAGTCGAAAAAGCCATTCAGGAAGCATTGGAAAATAACCTGACATTGAGTGAAGCATACTTCAAGAATTGTTTAGTGAACAAACATACCCGTAAAATAAGGAAGGGCTTTTTTGAATGGATGGATGATTATATTGAATCCGGCAGGCCTCAGAAGGCACCCAGAACAATTACAGGTTATATAACCGTTAAGAATTTCCTGAAAGCATTTGAGGAAGATACACACTACAATATCGACCTCAACGCAATTGACATGAACTTTTATGACAGCCTTAAGAAATATGCTTTTCTCAAACGTCGCATACAGGACAATTACCTTGCAAAGATTATTAATGTGCTGAAGTCTTTCCTAACATGGGCGAAAGACAGGGATGCGAAAGTCAGCGACCATTATTTCAAGTTCTCCGCACCGGAACGGGAGAAAGATATCATTTTTCTGACCATTGAAGAATTAATGACGCTATATCGTTTTAAGTTTCCCAATAAAAAACATGAGAAGGCTCGCGACCTTTATTGCTTTGGCTGTTTTACTGGTTTGAGGGTTTCTGATATACAAGAGCTCCGCCGGGAGCATATCAAAGAAGGCAGTATCCATAAAACAATCCGTAAAACTAAAGTGAGCGAGATCATTCCACTGAACCAGTTTTCTGAGGAAATTCTGAAAAAATACGATGATGGAGGTGACCGGCCACTCCCGGTAATTTCCAGCCAGAAGCTGAACGATTATATCAAAGAGTGCTGCAAAAAAGCAGAGATAAACGACCCCATCTCAATTACCCGTTTCTTTGGTGGAAAAACGGAAGTGCTTACTTTTCCCAAGTATGAGCTTATAACAACACACACAGCCCGAAAGACCTTTCTTACCAATAGTATATTACTTGGGATGAATTACATGGCAGCACGAGGTATTTCCGGCCATAAGCGGGATAAAAATTTCAACCGTTATGTGAAAATTGCCGAAGATTTCAAGCAAAAGGAAATGGATAGAACATGGGGGCAGTTGGAGAATCGAAAATAA
- a CDS encoding Hsp70 family protein: protein MKVGIDLGTTFSLITRMGSGGSVIYIPDITYRQNLFTPSIVNFNNETALVGLFAESYLEQNPDHPAIRFFKRNFGEQKPLFYDSKGTPWYPDTIGALVLKKLKADAEGYASEMLDGAVITIPAHFSDPQRKSVLNAAFMAGIPVLGLVEEPVAAALHYGITENTMDKLILVYDLGGGTFDVTLLSMNEKGVFVLAKDGLTELGGKEFDERIGEIILKQYWHHYGKETEPDAKFLLNLRKVSEQIKIELGMPGTRFVKKMCLLGNKPFEAYVTADEFEKAIAPHVENTVEVLLRCIKSASIGTEDIDSVIMVGGSSMVPLIKNRIHQIFHKDTQKVLFHNPMKAVAAGAAMHVCQLDGDAAKYNIPPELKGVCGYNTGIRSIDSATGRVKIDTLISKNTPLPVTVCKTYYTTHPLQEKMLLDFVQYIDKTTAPISLGNMVILLNRGTERNYPIEVTIENTINGTVNVKAFDPQTGQQLNQTFGMHGAESNYLYTQKALVNNITINCLV, encoded by the coding sequence ATGAAAGTAGGAATTGATTTAGGAACAACATTTTCGTTGATCACCCGAATGGGTAGTGGCGGCAGTGTAATTTATATACCGGATATCACCTACAGGCAGAATTTGTTTACGCCATCAATCGTAAATTTCAACAATGAAACGGCACTGGTAGGGCTTTTTGCCGAATCCTATCTTGAGCAAAATCCCGACCATCCTGCGATCCGATTTTTTAAAAGAAATTTCGGTGAACAAAAACCGCTATTTTACGACAGCAAAGGAACACCGTGGTACCCTGACACTATCGGCGCGCTTGTGTTGAAAAAGCTAAAGGCGGATGCTGAAGGATATGCATCAGAAATGCTTGATGGTGCCGTAATTACTATACCTGCTCATTTTTCGGATCCGCAACGCAAATCAGTGCTCAACGCGGCGTTTATGGCAGGAATTCCCGTACTAGGTCTCGTTGAAGAACCTGTAGCGGCCGCCCTGCATTACGGTATCACCGAAAACACGATGGATAAACTGATTCTGGTGTATGACCTTGGGGGCGGAACTTTTGACGTTACGTTACTAAGCATGAATGAAAAAGGTGTTTTTGTACTGGCCAAGGACGGCCTGACTGAGCTCGGCGGTAAAGAATTTGACGAGCGTATCGGCGAGATTATCTTGAAACAATACTGGCATCATTATGGTAAAGAAACAGAACCCGATGCAAAATTTTTACTTAACCTGCGCAAGGTTTCCGAACAAATAAAAATAGAGCTGGGAATGCCTGGGACACGTTTTGTAAAAAAAATGTGCCTGCTCGGGAACAAGCCTTTTGAGGCTTATGTGACCGCTGACGAATTTGAAAAAGCGATTGCACCACATGTTGAAAATACAGTGGAAGTATTGCTCCGCTGCATAAAAAGTGCAAGCATTGGGACAGAAGATATTGATTCGGTAATTATGGTCGGAGGCTCATCCATGGTGCCGTTGATAAAAAATAGGATACATCAGATCTTCCATAAGGACACCCAAAAAGTACTGTTTCATAATCCAATGAAAGCGGTTGCCGCAGGCGCGGCCATGCATGTTTGTCAGCTCGACGGCGATGCTGCAAAATATAATATTCCCCCGGAACTTAAGGGTGTTTGCGGATATAATACAGGCATCCGAAGCATCGACTCTGCGACTGGAAGAGTAAAAATAGATACACTAATCAGCAAAAATACACCCTTACCGGTAACGGTATGCAAAACGTATTATACAACGCATCCCCTGCAGGAAAAAATGCTGCTTGACTTTGTTCAATACATTGACAAAACGACCGCCCCTATAAGCCTTGGCAATATGGTCATCTTACTTAACCGCGGTACAGAGCGGAATTATCCTATTGAAGTTACTATAGAAAATACTATTAACGGGACTGTTAATGTGAAAGCATTTGACCCGCAAACGGGGCAACAATTGAATCAGACCTTCGGGATGCATGGAGCTGAAAGCAATTACCTTTACACGCAAAAAGCGTTAGTCAACAATATTACAATAAATTGTTTAGTATGA